A genomic segment from Pyxidicoccus trucidator encodes:
- a CDS encoding alpha/beta hydrolase, which produces MVQKGQFLERATLVPVGREVMEGTAHRGTRAPPLLVIPPRPDEGGGMDHVLAAELVWAAANAGFPTLRFNHRGVGASQGTRGKDLALLEDAEAAMRMLLENAGTSAVAVAALHGGAQVALALQAKYPAVGGLCLVAPADVAPEVLSRVTCPLLVVQGEEDARLPRAKVSAAVIQAGGDLEVIDDAGPTFQRNLPQVGRAVAVWLRKLSGG; this is translated from the coding sequence AGCGCGCCACGCTGGTGCCGGTCGGCCGCGAGGTGATGGAGGGCACCGCCCACCGGGGCACCCGCGCGCCGCCGCTGTTGGTCATCCCACCCCGTCCCGATGAGGGCGGCGGCATGGACCACGTCCTCGCGGCGGAGCTCGTCTGGGCCGCGGCCAATGCGGGCTTCCCTACACTGCGCTTCAACCACCGGGGCGTGGGCGCCAGCCAGGGCACGCGGGGCAAGGACCTGGCGCTCCTGGAGGACGCCGAGGCAGCCATGCGGATGCTGCTGGAGAACGCCGGGACGTCGGCCGTGGCGGTGGCGGCGCTCCATGGGGGGGCCCAGGTGGCCCTGGCGCTCCAGGCGAAGTACCCCGCCGTCGGAGGCCTGTGCCTGGTGGCGCCCGCGGACGTGGCCCCGGAAGTGCTGTCCCGGGTGACCTGTCCGCTCCTGGTGGTGCAGGGCGAGGAGGACGCCCGCCTGCCCAGGGCCAAGGTGTCGGCTGCTGTCATCCAGGCGGGAGGCGATTTAGAGGTCATCGACGATGCCGGTCCCACCTTCCAGCGCAACCTCCCCCAGGTCGGACGGGCCGTGGCCGTCTGGCTGCGCAAACTCTCGGGCGGATGA